The region CAATTGAAGGGAAAACAATCGCGCAGAAGAGTTGATTCCAGTgagttttttttctcttatcttATTGATCACATACATGTTCCAGCTGAAAGTGATTTTTTGTCTTTGAAATGCACCAGTGGTTCAATGGCAGTTGTCTGACCAAGGCTCGATTCAAACTGCAACTCATTCAATGGCCGAGTTTCCACCAGGTTTcgttttttctttgaaatcatACACAACATGTTACTCCATAAACAAATGCAATTATGCACAACATGTTGTCCACCCAGCTTATTAGTCATAAAGTTGTGTTTAGATTTGGCGGATTTACTTAAATTTCAGTCAATAATGTCGTCTTTTACATTATGTTGTATGCCTAATATAGACCTCAACCTTCTACCTTATTGAAATTGTACATACCCATATGCCTAACCTCAGTTAAAAGAGTGCTGGAAAAAATTTATACTCCAAGCTTTGAAAAAATTTAGATAATGTGATTAATTACAACAAAATCATTGTTGCTAGAGCTCACCACAACAAAATTTACGTGACAGAGTAGAAAATCACTAAATAAGAAGCATAGACAATTTAAGCTTGATATATTTTCCACACAAGTTGTAGATTATGTGCTCACTAAAAGGATGCAAATATTTGTAGATATAGCAGATCACAATGAATCCACTAAATAAACCGCAAGCTGATTTCATTATTTTTAGATGCGTAAGACCCCTAACGTTGTTGACCCCATCTATAAATAAGCCATTCATGAATTTGTTTAATGTatgttaacaaaataaaaatcgggcgaccgtgcatcgcacgggataAATCCTAGTAACATTAAGAACAAGAGACAACCATTGAATCATGTGATAGAAACTATATTACATGTAGAAATCAAGAGGAACACATCATAGTGAAAggctacatccaaatccaacaaacGAAACTTAGCAACCCATAGCCATGGATTGCTTACAAAGATTACCAGAGGGAAACTAAAGTGAAAGCGGTGACCCGTGACGTCCTAGAACCATTCCTAGCTCGTCGGATGATCAAGAACCTGTGCACCTAAGTCTCTTCTCTGTTCTGGTCGAGTTCCCTCTCTTGAAATCTGAAGAATGGCAAAAGGTCCTTTTTCTCTGTTCAATTCGAGCTTTTAAATGAAGCAGATCGAGCAATTGACGCCAAGCGCCACTTTTGGTGCTAAGCGCCACTTTAAAATAATCTGAACCACCTTAAATGGCGCTAAGCGCAGGCTACCTTCAAAGATGGGTTTTCCCCTGTCCAAATGGTGCTAAGCGCCAGAAATGGGGCTAAGTGCCACCCTTTTTCTAGATCTTCAACTTTCACTTAATTGCTTGGTTCTTCATCAATATTTCTCCTAAAATCAAAAAGTAAGTTTAATTATAGTTAAGATTATATTTAAGACAAAATACTACTAAAATCTAAATATTTACAACTTATGCAAATGAGAGATAGTTTGGGGAATAAATCATATGTTAAGATCAAATAAGTGACGATTCTAATATGGAAAATCACGTAAATTCGGCACTTATCAAATCAATGGCACAACTAGATAACTTTGTGTGAAGAGACTTAGAGATTTTGGATTGTAAACTTAAGAGATCCATCTATGGGCTCAAACAAGCATCTCGACTAtggtatttcaattttttttcaagtGATCTCGTTTGCCTTTGAGATCAATATTATTGATGATTATATATACCACAAGTTCTGTTGGAGTTAGCATATTTTTAAGGTTTCATATGTCGATGATGAAATTCTGGCACACGTAAGGACAAATGTTTTACAcaatgtctaagacatcttgtataaCATATTACAatcagaaaaacaaatttgacagaaTGTAATTTAACTGCAAAAGAAcacacataattgttaacccagttcggtgcaaaatCACTTACGTCTGAagggttttcacccgagaaagataatccactatatCAAATAATCAAGTACACAAGGTCTTAGATGAATATCGCATATTCATAGCCCCTTTTCCTATTTCTATAGTGTcttattacttagtcctccccctgtgtatgagagcccctctcactttctcacacaaTCACTACCACATTAATTGATTCCTTACAATCAGAGTAAATACAGATCACACGATCAGACATACCACACACACCACTCTCAGTCTAACCAGATTCAGTAAACGCTGCTAAGAGAGTTACAACAAAGTACACAGTATGAACTCACAAGAAAACGTAATCTTTTCTCTGCTTCAAAATTCGTGACCTATCAGCTAGGTCTTggtcttcatatatagcagtTCCTCAGGCCTTGTCTTTGATGGGCTTGAGCAACAAAGAGTCCATAACACAAACATGAAGTCTATCTTTTTAAAGCAGCAACAAAGCTCTAATTACTAAGATTTTAACAAAAGATAAACCTTCCACAAACAACCGTTAGATCAAATCTGCTGGAATCAATTTGATCACACTTAGCATATCCATTATACAACACGCAGAAGCCTTATAACAACCCTAGCTTGTTGACCACTTGATCAATCCAACGCTTCTGAGATAAAACACTTAACCACACACAGCAGGCCCACAAGGACAAATGTTACATCCAAGATGCTGCAACATCGTGTCCCACATCTTGCCACATAAAcacttagctaaaatgtagacaatCCAAGACAATGGAACAACATATGAGATCTTGCTTGGTTTGCTAGTATCAATATAAGTTTATTGCATGAAACCAAGAGATTTCTAGATAAGAATTTTGAGATGAAAGATCTTGGTGAAACTTCTTTATGGCTTAGATTTTTCACGCTAGTGCAGACATTTTCCGGTGCCAACACTTAGCATGATTTGGATTACTCATGTTTACCTAGCGCCGAGGCATCTTCACCGATTGAAACTTGTCGATTTATGCTCTTCGGCACCTGATAATTTCCTTTTGGTCTGAAACCAACCCTCCCTTTGCCACGACCTCTTGTGTccctttttaaaaaatttgtgcCTTTTGTcgaatttattttaaaaatccaTTAAATCTCTCAATTCAAACTAAGACAAATGAAAAGAACTCTACATAAGTCGAGGAGTTATGATATGCTCATATTCTTTCCTATCTCATTCTCATTTATATTCTtattctatcttttttttttctatcacatcacatGTCATATATCTCAATgctctctcctttcttccttgTCTCTCTGCACGAGGTGGAAGTGGAGAGGTgtcaaagaaatttttttgatAAGTTGACAAGTTCACATTTTGTCTAAATCGAACCCACCCCACCAACCATGTTGGCCGGTCATACTTGATTAAATACCAATATGAAATGTCCATTGAATGAATAGTCGTATCTGTTTCCAAATCACAAATTACTGAAATTGGATagtttgcttgcaaaacacgtTGACATCTTTCTAAaaaatcatatcatcaacatgcATATACTTCATGCGATGGAGACAGCACAAAAACTCTGAGATCACCTACACTCAGTTGTCACTTCCCTGAACTAATTAAATTTTACtagttttaatttaatattcTTTTGCACGATTCATGCTCTGAACTAAGTTATATAAAACTaggcaagttttttttttcaaaggagGAATAAACCGTTAAAGACTACTTTTGTTGCAAGTAATTACCTCACATCCAAAACCTGCGCAAGTTTCTTTCCTTGCAATTGCCTAACACAGGTATATCATCAGTTTGACATTTTCCACTGATCATTAAATATACTAGCTTGCTTTGATGTCATTCCAAATGAATCTTCTTGACTTGACTTTACTTCCATATTCATTACTCTCTCTGTTTTACTTCCATTCTATGCTCTTTTAGAGCCTATCTTTCTCTCCTTGGCGGCTGCAAACAGCACATTTGGACTGGTATAAACACATTGATTCCATTACATGCttgttattttgatttattattatattggagagataatttattttctctcttttctctcttttcttttcttttcttcatggtTGTGCGCCAGATAGATGTTCATAAAAGAATGGTGAATGAGCTGGCTACGGATGTTAATTTTGAGAAATTCACATggaggattgaagatttctcaAAACAGGATACCTTGAAATTGAGCTCCAAGAAATTCGTAATCCGCGGTTACACATGGTACTTAACTGAAAATATGAGTTTATATTCATGAAGAATTTGTTTATTTTCGGATAGCAAATCCTGATAAATTGTGCAGCTGATAAAAGAAAAAGGAGTATATGCACTTCTGAGAAACCAAATTTCCCCAATCTGGTGTATTTGTTCATTATTGTAAGTACTTTAACTGATGATGTTGTTTGTTGTCCCAGGAGGATCCTCGTGTGTCCACTCAGGAGGGATGTGAAGCATTTTTCATTGTACTTGATGGTTGTTGATTCTTTGCCCCCGTTTGGATGGAGCAGAAACACGTTTTTCAATTTAGTTCTAATTAATCAGGTGGACAGGAAGAACTCCATTGTGAAAGGTTCCAACCAGATCTTACTTTTCTCTGTATCGTTTTTGTTGTTTGAGTATGTTGCGAAGTCTCACATTAACTATTAATATGATCAAGTCTTATGATTAGTAGAGCAACTCTCATATATAAATGTTTGACATAGAATTAGTCAAATCCAAATTTTAACATAAAATGGTACTAAGATTCTTGATATGTATATTTGGAGTTCATTTTCTTCAATGGTTGATGCACCCCTGTCAATGTATACTTCTTTTACACATGCATTTCTGCTGGGCATAATGATTGAATGTCCCAGTAAAACTTCTTTATATTAAAAatgcatatccattaatctcATATATGTATACTTTTTCAGAGACTAAACAGAAGTTCAATGGAGGACATCGTTGCTGGGGTTCATTTTTCCTGAATCTGGATGACTTGTATGACCGTAAACAAGGGTATCTTGTGAGTGACACATGCATTATTGAAGTTAATATTTGTGTCTCTGCTTTTGGATTTACTAAGATTCAAGACATCTACTCCCTGAATCTTCCAAATTCAACTCCAACCAATGGTTCCAAATTTGATCAAGCAACAAATCAACGTCCCTCGGATGAGAGGGACACCACACCTAGTCCCAAAACCTCATCAGGATCTAGTCGAAGGGAAGGGGAAATTCAAGGTAGTTCAGATTTGGCAACACTAACAGAACTAATGGATTTGGAGAGTTTAAAGCCAGAAGAACAAGCCCTTTTCCCACTGTTGGAAGGGGTATGCAAACGGCGCCCTTCCCTGATTCAGAGCCAGACGAAGAGCTCTCGTTTGTTCAGACAATGGGCATTCACATCTTTGGGCCGAGTTCTACATTTCCTTAAGACGAAGAAAGTGAAGGACATAAGTGAAGATGACTGCAAGTACCTTCAAGGATTATGGGAGGAACTTGTCAAGTCCTCAGGATTTGACTTGGCTTGGTTGGagccgtatgttcaatccgcaTTGGGCGTGAAAGCAAATTTGAAAAAGTTACAACAGCTGAGGAAACTAACTGACAAGGTGATTGCTTTGGAGCTTAAAATGAGGAAGCAGAGGGGAGAACTAGCTGCTGCAGAAGAGGAGTTTAAGGTTGCAAAGAGAGGCTTGTCAGAAGTAAGAAATGGTTTCCAAGCAATGAATGTAGATGCTCCAATAGGTTATGCTATGTTTTAATTAATTGTACTATGCATGATACCTGATActtttggtgaaggagcttttTTCCGCACAAATTATGGACAAACTATAGCTTGTGTGTGTAACATTATAATCAAGACATACATgttattttcctttcttttatgCATGTAAGTAAAATGTAATCTATTGTGCATTAATCAGTATTAAAGTATAGGCACATTGTAAATAAGCTTGGTTACTTAGCTAAGAATTAGTTCAGCAGATTAGTTACAAACTGTTAGTTAGCTACTTGTCAGTTAGAGTTAGTTAACATTCTGGTTTAGTGTGGTTCAAGTAGCAGTTATAACTGAACTACTCGATTTTAGTTATTTCCTTCTCCAATTCTTGCTAGTCAACTTTGAATATGGTACTAGAATTATTTATCTCTTCTGCGCTCTGAACTCGGTTTTCATCtgagttctttttcttcttccactCGTGTTCTTCCATCACTGCTTCAATGGAGGATCTtgcaaatttattttttctacaTTATTGATAATTCAGGTCTTGTATTAGTCTCTCATTTACTTACTATTTACTTGagataattaaaatttcaagTCAAACTCACTATGCGACACTATGCGACACTATGCCACCCACCAACATTGCAGGATTGGAAAGTCAAGGTAAAAAGACGGTGCAGCTCTTGTTGAGAATGGTGGTATGCATACACACATAATGCATGCATACACATTGACTTGGCATCAACTCCTATAAATACCATCCGCTGCATCAGTTCTTTGCATCCCAACAAACTGAAGTATCATGTAGTACAAATACTTAAGCTTTTATTTGCTCATTTTCTTAAACTCTTGTTGTTTTAGAGTGTTGTGAGGTTTGACCAGATAATagctttggagagtgtgggtgtaccgGGATTGTGGGATAGTTGATAGAAATATTTGTGtattgtaacaattttcacagtgtttattctctggttgaaagtttagacaacggtcgtggtttttCTCTGGTtctggagtttccacgttaaaTCCTTGTGTAGTGATTGTGTCACTGTTTTTATTTCTCTATGACGATTTCCTAAcaactggtatcagagcaatTGGTTCGGTGGGACTATTCTTACAATGTTTTGTGGTTGCAGTGTTGTGTGATACTGTGAAAGTGTTGTTTCAAAAGGTTCTGGCTAGGAAAGACTTGGTAATTAAGTGTGTCCATTGTGACTCACCTCTCTTTCCTGGGAACCAACCTGGTGTATGATTTACAGTTCGCACGCAGCCACAATGTCAAGTTATTCAAATGCTGTGAAGAGTGACATAGGgaagtttgatggaagaatcaaTTTTGGCTTGTGGAAAATACAAGTTAATGATGTGTTAATACAAGTAGGACTTCACAAGGCATTGAAAGGAAACACTTCCAACATGAAGAATGAGAAGTGGGAGAAACTAGATCTGAGAGTCGCAAGTGCAATCCGCCTATGTTTAGTTAAGAATATTCTTGCAAATGTGCAGAGTATTTCATTAGCCAATGAACTTTGGGAGAAACTCGAAGGGTTATATCAGACAAAAGGCACTTCAAACCGATTGCTGCTGAAACAGCAGTTCCACAATTTACGCATGGAGAATAATATGTAAGTCCCTGATCATCTTAGTGCTCTAAGTGGAATTATCTCCGAATTAGAAGCTATTGGAGTTGATATGGATGATGAAGATAAAACACTAAGACTCATATGGTCTCTTCCATCTCCCTATGAGCATATCAAACCTCTTTTGATATATGGGAAGGAAACTTTGAGCTTTGAGGATGTTGTCAGCAAAATTacttctgaagaaagaagagtGAAATGTGAAGATAGCACTTCATCAAGCTCAGCGCTGGTAGTCAGAGGTGGGTCTTATGGTAAGAAGAACCAGGAAAGGAATATTACATGCTGGAAATGTGGAAGGTCTGGGCATGTAAAGAAAAATTGTCCAGGTGCAACAGCATCAGAAAATGACTCTAAGGCAAATGTTAGCAATATCTCTCTCATTTTGGGAGAGGATGATGCTCTCTAAAATGACAAGTGTATCCTCATGGCATTACCGCACTGTCATGGTAAAGGATGTGCTATTGCTAGCAGATTCAGAATAGCACACAGGCATTGGTTGACATTGATACAAGGTGTATGGTGAAGTTATGTCAATTGCTAAAGAACTTCCGGAGAAAGCCAACATGGAAGTTGCACCATAATTTTTCAGCATGGTTTCGACATAAAGAAATTCTTtgaatggtttagttccaagtgaaaTATACTCTTTATGGTAGAGTATGATAGTTCTTTTGAATAATGATTGGGGGTAGACAATGGAAGTTATGATTGTCGGTATAGACAATGATTGTCGATGAAGACAATGGAAGCGGAAGATGCATGTTGAGTGGGAGCACAATGTGATGTGGGGTTGACTCACTTGAGCTTGAGCGGCATCACTACCAGAAATTCGCTGTTTAGTGACTGATTTAGTGACCGAATTAATTCGGTCACAGTTGTGACCGATTTTGTGACCGAATTAAGGTTTTTTTTCACTACCTCCAAATATGAACGATTAGTGACTGATTTTGTAACGGAAAAGTTTGTGACGGACTATTTCGTCGCTATTTTAAGTAATTCATCAATTGATAATTCGTCGCTATTTTTGTGACCAACTTTTCCGTCACAAATTCACGTTAAAATTCTTTGTAAAATTAGAATATAATACAAAAGTCTCTCAGTTGGGGATTCGATCCTTGGCCTCCTTTGAATAGGTGTACTAACCTTGCTTCCACTTGCCAACTGGACTGAAATCTCTTCTAACCTGTGTAACGCGTTTGTTTTTGTTAAGTGTTTTATAAAACACTGGAAACAAAATCCTCAATCTTACTAAACACTCGAACCCTGATAGTTTCTTTCTCAGTACATCTTCGACTCTTTCTCTCAAACTCAACGCTGTCGCTCCTTTGCTCTCCGCCGCGGCTGCACCGTCCTCCGTCGAATGGAGGAGGGGAGATGGTTTGGATCTGGGTGGCTCGCTGGAGGTTCTGGGTTCGTGGGGTTGTTCTGGAAGGGTTCTAGTGCCGAGGAAGGGAGGATCGTGGTGGTTCGTGGCTGGTTGGGTTTGGTTGTTAGTTAGGTGGTGCGGTGGTGTGGTGGGTAGTCTCTCTTCCAGTTCACAACTCTGCATCTGAGTTATGGAACCAGTTGCAGCAAAATGTCTCTAAGCATTCCTTCGATACCCCTCTTTACAGAGTAACCAACtacctcatcttcttcttcttcttcaattcactACTTTTATTGATTCACAATTTCACATTGATTTCGCAGTTCAACATCCCCAATCTCCGGGTCGGAACCCTAGACTCTCTCAGCGATGATCTCGCCGAAGTAAGTCCCCCTTTTCCCCCTTCTCGATTTCGTCGGAACCCCACCATGTCTCCGTTGAAGGAGATCGTGGATGGTATACAAAAATCTcatggtttttattttgttttccacCCTTGAATCTAGTTAGATTTAGGAGATGTGTAGTTAGTTAGTTTTGAGCATAGTATAAGTCTTTGTTATTCATGGTCTGTGTAGTGATAAATCATTGCTTTATAGTGATATAGCAGCTCTATCACCCAGCTATATGTGATTTGATTAAGTGATGCAGAGTTGAATACTCAGTTTGTGgagtttttatgtttatttagtTTAATGGGTTTGGGGGAGGAGAAGAATGAGGCTAAGTGGAGATTATAAAATTGAGAATAAATTTTTTTCCCTTAACCCACTGAATTGATTATAGTCAAATTTCACGTATTTATGTCACCTGCAATGGTTCTCTTGCTGCTCTCCCCCCTTTGTGTCTCCTTTCTTCATTAACAGATCAAAAGACCTTTGTTTTCGGCAGGGGGAGAGGGGCAGGGGGTTGTTAAAAGATCTTATGTGTAATTTTAGGAAGGTCTTACAAGTTAAAATGGTTTCCCCTTATCCctgattatatatttttttttttgcaagagAAATGCCTTTCCATTTTATATATTACATTATTCTTATCTGTTGATGTTGATCATCATGAGAGCAGCATCAATAATACAGGGTAAATAATATATACAATAATATACAGTCATTTGCAACAAATTATAGGATCCAAAAGGAATGAGATATACAAATTTGGAAGAATCAACTTCATAAATTTTCCTTCTGTGTTAAGAATGTAATGTAACTCCTCTTTCCCTGCTCAGAATAACCTTATCTAGACTACATTTGTTGACAGTGAAACGATATTTATGTAGAAGCTGTTGCTGGAACACGAAGTACTTGTTGCAGAAAGCGTGCTGCAAGACGCTGAGTGATGCCACCCATAACACTCCCCCCAAGTCTTCGTGCCTCAGGTTGCTGAAGGACCTGTAGTATAGGTAGCAAAAGTGCTGGATCAAAATCATTAGAGGACTGCAGAAGTCTCCATATCCTGAATACTTGATCTCTAAGCTCTATCATGTATTGTAATTCAGCTTCTGACATCATAAGGGGTGCATTCGCATTGCCATTGAAAACAAGAGTCCTCATAAAATCAGGAACTGACTTGAATGAATCAGAAATTGTGCTAAGAGTAAAAGCTTCAGTGACACGAACAACCTCTTTGATAACAAGAGTCCTGAGCACTTCTCCATCAGAACTCAATAATACTTTTAGGACAGGTTGTAAAGATTCTTTAGCAGAGAAATCTCGGTCCACTCTCCCCTGAACAAGAAGCTCTGATTATATATTTTGCTCTTTTCTGAGGAATATAGTAAATAATAACATCTCTACTTTTTTGCATGATATGGATTGAATTTTCTGTTTGACCCTTAAAATACCAGCAAGTTGTTGGGAGGGAGTGTATCTAAATCAGTCCCCAAAAACCTTGTTTCTTCTTATTTCATTTATGATTTTTGTAGCCATCATGCCTTCTATCCTAAAACTCTTCTCTCTTTGTCTACTTGTAGGCTTACCAAATATTGCAGTATGTGGAATCATATCAGAAAGAAAATAGGTTCAAATCCATGTCTATTGTACTCTGAGTGAGTCTATTGTTTGAATTACTAGTGATATTTGAATTTCTACTGGAATCAGATGTCCTTATAGTTTGAACTCCATGTTTCAATATAATGCAGTGACTGGAATGGAAGCAAGCTTGGACATGTTTACAAGTTTCTTAGGTCCCAGAGGTTTGATTCATCCTATGATATTGCTAATAAATACATTGACAATTATGCAGATGCTCACAAGGTAAATTATCTCACATTCTCACTAGTACATAAAATTGTACGTATGCTTTGCTTTCAAATTGTTAAAAGCACAAGGTTAActgatttttattttccatggatttttattttcctaaatAAAATTGTACGTATGCTTTGCTTTCAAATTATTAAAAGCACAAGGTTAActgatttttattttccatggatttttattttcctaaatCTGCAGTAGGTTAGTCATCAAAATCCTAGAGGAAATATCTGTGGTGTTGACTtcatttgtattttcaatccTAACCAAGCACTCAAACCCTTGAAGACAAGCTGGGCTGAAGCTGTTTTAACAATAATAAAGGTGAGTGTTTTCTGTTGTCTTATACCTCTAGAAATAGGTAATTAAAGCTGTTGTAAAACTGTTTGAAGTAAATTATTTCATCCAAAGCAAGTAAATTTAAGgtattttgtttcctttttattGATACTGTTATGGATGCTGTTGGAAACTAACGTTTTCTAGTTAAAGATTATAATAGGTCTTGGTTTGGTTTGCTTTTGATATAGATGTACAACAGGGGTGATCATGGAGCTTGGCATTTGGAGCATACCAGTTAGGTTTCTAGCTATATTTTGTAGATTAATTTAGTTCTATCACATACTTTCTACAAGACATAATTTCATGAGATAGTCTTTGAATAACAGGAAAGATTGGTTTGAGTTTGATCCTTGAAAGGTATTATACTATTATGTGTAGGTGCTTAGATAATTCATGAATTGTATCATGTCTATGTGCTTAGATAAGTTGTTGGACCTAAAATGATAGTGTGTATTAGATTTGATATCATCAATGCTACTGAACTAGCCGGCTAATACTAGACTGCATGCCATGTtggaaacaacaaaaaaattatatctattACGACGGTTTTATGTGCAACCGTGGTAGTAGAGGATGGAACAAATTCAGTCACTAAATCAGTCACTAAATCGGCCA is a window of Lotus japonicus ecotype B-129 chromosome 5, LjGifu_v1.2 DNA encoding:
- the LOC130718224 gene encoding MATH domain and coiled-coil domain-containing protein At3g58210-like isoform X2; translation: MKQAGRTRKRDRATGPHTQLKGKQSRRRVDSMVQWQLSDQGSIQTATHSMAEFPPDVHKRMVNELATDVNFEKFTWRIEDFSKQDTLKLSSKKFVIRGYTWRILVCPLRRDVKHFSLYLMVVDSLPPFGWSRNTFFNLVLINQVDRKNSIVKETKQKFNGGHRCWGSFFLNLDDLYDRKQGYLVSDTCIIEVNICVSAFGFTKIQDIYSLNLPNSTPTNGSKFDQATNQRPSDERDTTPSPKTSSGSSRREGEIQGSSDLATLTELMDLESLKPEEQALFPLLEGVCKRRPSLIQSQTKSSRLFRQWAFTSLGRVLHFLKTKKVKDISEDDCKYLQGLWEELVKSSGFDLAWLEPYVQSALGVKANLKKLQQLRKLTDKVIALELKMRKQRGELAAAEEEFKVAKRGLSEVRNGFQAMNVDAPIGYAMF
- the LOC130718224 gene encoding MATH domain and coiled-coil domain-containing protein At3g58210-like isoform X1, with the translated sequence MKQAGRTRKRDRATGPHTQLKGKQSRRRVDSMVQWQLSDQGSIQTATHSMAEFPPEPIFLSLAAANSTFGLIDVHKRMVNELATDVNFEKFTWRIEDFSKQDTLKLSSKKFVIRGYTWRILVCPLRRDVKHFSLYLMVVDSLPPFGWSRNTFFNLVLINQVDRKNSIVKETKQKFNGGHRCWGSFFLNLDDLYDRKQGYLVSDTCIIEVNICVSAFGFTKIQDIYSLNLPNSTPTNGSKFDQATNQRPSDERDTTPSPKTSSGSSRREGEIQGSSDLATLTELMDLESLKPEEQALFPLLEGVCKRRPSLIQSQTKSSRLFRQWAFTSLGRVLHFLKTKKVKDISEDDCKYLQGLWEELVKSSGFDLAWLEPYVQSALGVKANLKKLQQLRKLTDKVIALELKMRKQRGELAAAEEEFKVAKRGLSEVRNGFQAMNVDAPIGYAMF
- the LOC130718224 gene encoding MATH domain and coiled-coil domain-containing protein At3g58210-like isoform X3; protein product: MVNELATDVNFEKFTWRIEDFSKQDTLKLSSKKFVIRGYTWRILVCPLRRDVKHFSLYLMVVDSLPPFGWSRNTFFNLVLINQVDRKNSIVKETKQKFNGGHRCWGSFFLNLDDLYDRKQGYLVSDTCIIEVNICVSAFGFTKIQDIYSLNLPNSTPTNGSKFDQATNQRPSDERDTTPSPKTSSGSSRREGEIQGSSDLATLTELMDLESLKPEEQALFPLLEGVCKRRPSLIQSQTKSSRLFRQWAFTSLGRVLHFLKTKKVKDISEDDCKYLQGLWEELVKSSGFDLAWLEPYVQSALGVKANLKKLQQLRKLTDKVIALELKMRKQRGELAAAEEEFKVAKRGLSEVRNGFQAMNVDAPIGYAMF